In one Agrobacterium tumefaciens genomic region, the following are encoded:
- the clpS gene encoding ATP-dependent Clp protease adapter ClpS encodes MIARPIYMQGEGDGEDGGTNRGTSVITRVKPKTKRPNLYRVLLLNDDYTPMEFVIHILERFFQKDREAATRIMLHVHQHGVGECGVFTYEVAETKVSQVMDFARQHQHPLQCVMEKK; translated from the coding sequence ATGATCGCTAGGCCGATCTACATGCAGGGCGAGGGCGACGGGGAAGACGGCGGCACCAACCGCGGAACGTCCGTTATTACCCGCGTCAAGCCAAAGACGAAAAGACCGAATTTGTACCGTGTTCTTTTACTGAATGACGACTACACTCCCATGGAGTTCGTCATCCATATTCTGGAGCGTTTTTTCCAGAAGGATCGCGAAGCGGCGACCCGTATCATGCTGCACGTGCACCAGCACGGCGTGGGCGAATGCGGGGTGTTTACATATGAGGTCGCAGAGACGAAAGTAAGCCAGGTCATGGATTTCGCCCGACAGCACCAGCATCCGCTGCAATGCGTCATGGAAAAGAAATGA
- the clpA gene encoding ATP-dependent Clp protease ATP-binding subunit ClpA, producing the protein MPTFSPSLEKALHQALTFANERHHEYATLEHLLLALIDDADAAAVMGACNVDLDALRKTVSDYVDNELTNLVTGYDEDSKPTSGFQRVIQRAVIHVQSSGREEVTGANVLVAIFAERESHAAYFLQEQEMTRYDAVNYISHGIGKRPGTSQTRTPRGADEPESENKANRSNPEEEGSSAKKQQDALKAYCVNLNDKARNGKIDPLIGRHEEVNRTIQILCRRSKNNPLYVGDPGVGKTAIAEGLAKRIVEGKVPEALANDTIFSLDMGTLLAGTRYRGDFEERLKQVVKELEEFPGAVLFIDEIHTVIGAGATSGGAMDASNLLKPALSSGAIRCIGSTTYKEYRQFFEKDRALVRRFQKIDVNEPSIDDAIAIMKGLKPYFEDYHHLRYSNEAIKAAVELSARYISDRKLPDKAIDVIDETGAAQMLLPASKRRKLITEREIEATIATMARIPPKTVSKDDEMVLANLEKELRSVVYGQDIAIEALATAIKLARAGLREPNKPIGSYVFSGPTGVGKTEVAKQLAASLGVEMLRFDMSEYMERHTVSRLLGAPPGYVGFDQGGLLTDGVDQHPHSVVLLDEIEKAHPDIYNILLQVMDHGSLTDHNGKKIDFRNVILIMTTNAGASEMAKSAIGFGSSRRTGEDEEAINRLFTPEFRNRLDAIIPFSPLPTAVIHKVVQKFVMQLETQLSERNVTFDLHEDAISWLAEKGYDEKMGARPLSRVIQENIKKPLANEILFGKLKKGGVVSVTVGKKDDGSDGLILEVLPETAPVKPQPEAELKAAKSPGKAKAKAKPASKAAKANEEAEVLVAETDKSGEDNKPRRKANTVPKVPKKK; encoded by the coding sequence GTGCCAACTTTTTCCCCAAGTCTCGAGAAGGCGCTGCACCAGGCACTGACCTTTGCGAATGAGCGTCACCACGAATATGCGACGCTGGAACATTTACTTCTGGCGCTGATCGACGACGCGGATGCCGCCGCCGTGATGGGCGCCTGCAATGTCGATCTCGATGCGCTGCGCAAGACCGTCAGCGATTACGTCGACAACGAACTGACCAACCTCGTCACCGGTTACGACGAGGATTCCAAGCCCACATCCGGTTTCCAACGGGTCATCCAGCGGGCTGTGATCCACGTGCAATCGTCCGGCCGCGAGGAAGTGACCGGCGCGAACGTGCTTGTGGCCATTTTTGCCGAGCGCGAAAGCCATGCCGCCTATTTCCTGCAGGAGCAGGAGATGACCCGTTACGACGCGGTCAACTACATCTCCCACGGTATCGGCAAGCGTCCGGGCACGTCGCAGACGCGCACGCCACGCGGCGCCGATGAGCCTGAAAGCGAAAACAAGGCGAACCGCAGCAATCCCGAGGAAGAGGGATCTTCCGCCAAGAAGCAGCAGGATGCGCTGAAGGCCTATTGCGTCAACCTCAACGACAAGGCGAGGAACGGCAAGATCGACCCGCTGATCGGCCGCCATGAGGAGGTCAACCGCACCATCCAGATCCTCTGCCGGCGCTCCAAGAACAACCCGCTTTATGTGGGTGATCCTGGCGTGGGCAAGACCGCCATCGCCGAAGGCCTTGCCAAGCGCATCGTCGAAGGCAAGGTGCCGGAGGCTCTCGCCAACGACACGATCTTCTCGCTCGACATGGGCACGCTGCTTGCCGGAACCCGTTATCGCGGTGATTTCGAAGAGCGCCTGAAGCAGGTCGTCAAGGAACTCGAGGAGTTTCCGGGCGCGGTTCTGTTCATCGACGAAATCCACACCGTCATCGGTGCGGGCGCCACCTCCGGCGGCGCGATGGATGCATCGAACCTGCTGAAGCCGGCCCTGTCTTCGGGCGCGATCCGCTGCATCGGCTCGACCACGTACAAGGAATATCGGCAGTTCTTCGAAAAGGACCGTGCACTCGTGCGCCGTTTCCAGAAGATCGACGTCAACGAGCCTTCCATCGATGATGCGATCGCGATCATGAAGGGGTTGAAGCCTTACTTCGAGGATTATCATCACCTGAGATATTCCAATGAGGCGATCAAGGCTGCCGTCGAACTGTCGGCCCGCTACATTTCCGACCGCAAGCTGCCGGACAAGGCGATCGACGTGATCGACGAAACCGGTGCGGCGCAGATGCTGCTGCCGGCTTCCAAGCGCCGCAAGCTGATCACCGAACGGGAAATCGAGGCAACCATCGCGACGATGGCCCGTATTCCCCCGAAGACGGTTTCCAAGGATGACGAGATGGTTCTCGCCAACCTCGAAAAGGAGCTGCGCTCGGTCGTTTACGGTCAGGATATCGCCATCGAGGCGCTGGCCACGGCCATCAAGCTGGCACGCGCCGGCCTGCGCGAACCGAACAAGCCGATCGGCTCCTATGTCTTCTCCGGCCCGACGGGCGTCGGTAAGACAGAAGTGGCCAAGCAGCTTGCCGCCTCGCTCGGCGTCGAGATGCTGCGCTTCGACATGTCGGAATATATGGAACGCCATACCGTGTCGCGCCTGCTCGGTGCACCTCCCGGTTATGTCGGCTTCGATCAGGGCGGTCTGCTGACCGACGGCGTCGACCAGCATCCGCATTCCGTGGTGCTGCTGGACGAAATCGAAAAGGCGCATCCGGATATCTACAACATCCTGTTGCAGGTGATGGACCATGGCTCGCTGACCGATCATAACGGCAAGAAGATCGACTTCCGCAACGTCATCCTCATCATGACGACCAATGCGGGTGCATCCGAAATGGCGAAATCCGCCATCGGTTTCGGTTCTTCGCGGCGGACTGGCGAGGATGAAGAGGCGATCAACCGCCTGTTCACACCGGAATTCCGCAACCGTCTGGATGCGATCATTCCGTTCTCGCCGCTGCCGACCGCCGTCATCCACAAGGTGGTGCAGAAGTTCGTCATGCAGCTGGAAACCCAGCTCTCCGAGCGGAATGTCACCTTCGATCTGCATGAGGACGCGATTTCCTGGCTGGCGGAAAAGGGTTACGACGAGAAGATGGGCGCTCGCCCGCTGTCTCGCGTAATCCAGGAAAACATCAAGAAGCCGCTCGCCAACGAAATCCTCTTCGGCAAGCTCAAGAAGGGCGGTGTCGTCAGCGTCACCGTCGGCAAGAAGGACGACGGCTCCGACGGCCTCATACTTGAGGTTCTGCCGGAGACAGCGCCCGTGAAACCGCAGCCGGAAGCCGAGTTGAAGGCGGCCAAATCGCCCGGCAAGGCGAAAGCCAAGGCGAAACCTGCCTCGAAGGCGGCAAAGGCCAATGAAGAGGCGGAGGTTCTTGTTGCCGAGACCGACAAGTCGGGCGAGGACAACAAGCCACGCCGCAAGGCCAATACCGTGCCGAAAGTGCCGAAGAAGAAGTGA
- a CDS encoding AzlC family ABC transporter permease, translating to MQTADSDAIPLSGWFFRGMRGIFSLPSLILMTSFVGFSAFALESGVARGEAVFMTLTIWALPAKMILIGSMVGGANLAACFLAVTLSSVRMMPMVASIVPEMRGAKTPTWILLFLSHFVAITAWVFATQNLSKVPREARAAWFAGFGITLTVVNAIIVGLCYGVVAAFPPLVAGVLFFLTPVYFVASIWASARHSVVKVAFVIGVIAGPVFAVIAPEFDILYAGIGGGTAAYLIDRFVFRRRIKPVSSESES from the coding sequence ATGCAGACTGCCGACAGCGATGCCATCCCTCTGAGCGGCTGGTTTTTCAGGGGAATGCGGGGCATATTTTCGTTACCCTCGCTCATTCTCATGACATCCTTTGTCGGTTTCAGCGCCTTCGCGCTGGAATCGGGCGTGGCACGCGGCGAAGCGGTGTTCATGACGCTGACGATCTGGGCCCTGCCGGCCAAGATGATCCTGATCGGCTCCATGGTCGGCGGCGCCAATCTCGCCGCCTGTTTTCTGGCAGTAACGCTGTCATCGGTGCGGATGATGCCGATGGTCGCTTCCATCGTTCCGGAAATGCGCGGTGCGAAAACGCCGACATGGATTTTGCTGTTTCTTTCCCACTTCGTTGCAATCACGGCCTGGGTTTTCGCCACGCAGAACCTCTCGAAAGTGCCGCGTGAGGCGCGTGCTGCCTGGTTCGCCGGTTTCGGCATCACGCTTACCGTCGTTAATGCGATCATCGTCGGCCTTTGTTACGGCGTCGTCGCGGCCTTTCCGCCGCTGGTCGCCGGCGTCCTGTTCTTTCTCACACCGGTCTATTTCGTGGCGTCGATCTGGGCGTCGGCCCGCCATTCCGTCGTCAAGGTCGCCTTTGTCATCGGCGTGATCGCAGGTCCGGTCTTCGCGGTTATCGCACCCGAATTCGACATTCTCTATGCCGGAATCGGCGGCGGAACCGCCGCTTATCTGATCGACCGCTTCGTCTTCCGTCGCAGGATTAAACCCGTTTCATCGGAGAGCGAGTCATGA
- a CDS encoding AzlD domain-containing protein: MMTENWWAPYLFIAIAGWLATDLWRWLGVLAGNRLKEDSEALHWVRAVATALVMAVTAKLIVFPTGSLEASPLWLRIGAAALGFAAFLLAGQRVIVGVAVPILLLAGGLLVLGF; encoded by the coding sequence ATGATGACCGAAAACTGGTGGGCGCCCTATCTCTTCATCGCCATTGCCGGCTGGCTGGCGACCGATCTCTGGCGCTGGCTCGGCGTTCTCGCCGGTAACCGGCTGAAGGAGGATTCCGAGGCGCTTCATTGGGTGAGGGCGGTCGCCACCGCGCTCGTCATGGCCGTTACCGCCAAGCTGATCGTATTCCCGACGGGATCGCTCGAAGCGTCGCCTTTATGGCTGCGTATCGGAGCGGCGGCACTCGGCTTCGCCGCATTCCTGTTGGCTGGCCAGCGCGTCATCGTCGGCGTCGCCGTCCCGATCCTGCTTTTGGCCGGTGGATTGCTGGTGCTCGGTTTTTAA
- a CDS encoding LysR family transcriptional regulator yields the protein MKLPPLASLRAFEAAARRASFSLAAQELGMTAAAVSQHVRNLEAWLGVALFERHARGVRLTPAGQEFGITVSDSLRQIASGAHRIRRGSDGMTVRLASLPSVVAHFLTPRLPRFRALHPQIQVSISYIGSNDQPDLSIIHGPTPAQKAVALFSAETRPTCAPAYLAKSGPFDDVSSLLQAELLHDDSETAWRNWLATAGLSLPKTTGPIFADFNLLVTALKAGQGIGLCPTALLGDEIADAQLSVLFDRAADTDKYYWLIEAEEMTAPARILSDWLAAEARESGTRGNYSAATI from the coding sequence ATGAAACTGCCACCGCTCGCCAGCCTCCGCGCCTTTGAAGCCGCCGCCAGAAGAGCAAGCTTTTCCCTGGCCGCCCAGGAACTCGGCATGACGGCAGCAGCCGTCAGTCAACATGTGCGCAATCTGGAGGCGTGGCTCGGCGTGGCTCTTTTCGAGCGCCACGCGCGCGGGGTCAGGCTCACCCCGGCGGGCCAGGAGTTCGGCATCACAGTTTCGGACAGTTTACGGCAGATCGCCTCCGGCGCGCACAGGATCAGGCGGGGCAGCGACGGCATGACGGTCCGTCTCGCCAGTCTGCCTTCGGTGGTGGCTCATTTCCTGACACCGCGCCTTCCCCGTTTCCGGGCGCTGCATCCCCAGATACAGGTGTCGATCAGCTATATCGGAAGCAATGATCAACCCGACCTCAGCATAATACACGGGCCAACGCCCGCACAAAAGGCCGTGGCACTCTTCAGCGCCGAGACACGACCGACATGCGCACCTGCCTATCTCGCGAAATCCGGTCCCTTCGATGACGTCTCGAGCCTGCTGCAGGCGGAATTGCTGCATGACGACAGCGAGACGGCGTGGCGGAACTGGCTTGCAACTGCTGGCCTATCCCTTCCCAAGACCACCGGTCCCATCTTCGCGGATTTCAATCTGCTGGTCACGGCCCTCAAGGCCGGACAGGGCATCGGCCTTTGCCCGACGGCACTTCTTGGCGACGAGATCGCCGATGCTCAATTAAGCGTGCTTTTCGATCGGGCGGCCGATACGGACAAATATTACTGGCTGATAGAGGCGGAAGAGATGACCGCGCCGGCCCGCATCCTGTCGGACTGGCTTGCTGCGGAGGCCCGTGAGAGCGGAACGCGCGGCAATTATTCCGCCGCGACGATCTGA
- a CDS encoding urea carboxylase-associated family protein, with amino-acid sequence MTPMPVAAEPVDAAVRRAVRPVVVYPNGTLEAPDLALLEKAKKHMEKIDEVIVPPRDGRSFNVPKGHFFRIVSIEGPQVGDLNLWNANDLTERFFSGKTRALHATHISVGNRLWSNLPSLRPMATITHDTLSWYGFDEDGGGVHDVIGTRCDPYTNKLLSGGDYHHCCHSNLTNALASARGLSFRQAEPHVHDVLNVFMCTGFTHDTHQYFMKASPVRPGDYLEFFAEIDLIGALSACPGGDCSATHSSDTAACYPLKVEIFRPDMVVLEGWPWPERNAYRSPE; translated from the coding sequence ATGACCCCTATGCCTGTTGCCGCCGAGCCCGTTGACGCCGCCGTGCGCCGCGCCGTCCGCCCCGTCGTCGTTTATCCGAACGGCACCCTTGAGGCGCCCGACCTTGCGCTTCTCGAGAAAGCAAAGAAGCATATGGAGAAGATCGACGAGGTCATCGTGCCCCCACGCGACGGCCGCAGCTTCAATGTGCCGAAGGGGCATTTTTTCCGCATCGTCAGCATTGAGGGGCCGCAGGTCGGCGATCTGAACCTCTGGAACGCCAATGATCTGACCGAGCGGTTTTTCAGCGGCAAGACCCGCGCCCTGCATGCCACCCATATTTCCGTCGGCAACCGGCTTTGGAGCAACCTGCCGTCCCTGCGGCCGATGGCGACCATCACCCACGATACCCTGTCATGGTACGGCTTCGACGAAGACGGCGGCGGCGTTCATGACGTGATCGGCACACGCTGTGATCCCTATACCAACAAGCTCCTGAGCGGCGGCGATTACCACCATTGTTGCCATTCCAATCTGACCAATGCGCTCGCCTCCGCCAGGGGCCTGTCGTTCCGGCAGGCGGAGCCGCATGTGCATGATGTGCTGAATGTCTTCATGTGCACGGGGTTCACCCACGACACACACCAATATTTCATGAAAGCAAGCCCGGTGCGGCCGGGTGACTATCTGGAATTCTTTGCGGAAATCGATCTCATTGGCGCTCTTTCCGCCTGCCCGGGCGGCGATTGCAGCGCTACCCATTCCAGCGATACGGCAGCCTGTTATCCGCTGAAGGTGGAGATTTTCCGGCCGGATATGGTGGTGCTTGAAGGCTGGCCTTGGCCGGAACGGAATGCTTACCGTTCTCCGGAATGA
- a CDS encoding HIT family protein yields the protein MTASAYDDNNIFAKILRGEIPSHKLYEDEHTLAFMDVMPQAPGHLLVVPKTGSRNLLDADPEVLARTIPVVQKLAVAAKEAFDADGVFIAQFNEPAAGQTVFHLHFHVIPRKEGEPLKPHSGVMADGEVLKAHAEKIKAALAS from the coding sequence ATGACGGCCAGCGCTTATGACGACAACAATATCTTTGCGAAAATCCTGCGCGGCGAAATTCCGAGCCACAAGCTTTACGAAGACGAGCACACGCTGGCCTTCATGGATGTGATGCCGCAGGCCCCCGGCCATCTGCTGGTCGTTCCCAAGACCGGCTCCCGCAACCTGCTTGATGCCGACCCGGAAGTGCTGGCGAGAACCATTCCCGTGGTGCAGAAACTGGCCGTGGCGGCCAAGGAAGCCTTCGATGCGGATGGCGTCTTCATCGCCCAGTTCAACGAACCGGCGGCTGGTCAGACCGTTTTCCATCTGCATTTCCACGTCATTCCGCGCAAGGAAGGTGAGCCGCTGAAGCCGCATTCCGGTGTGATGGCCGATGGCGAGGTGTTGAAGGCCCATGCGGAGAAGATAAAGGCGGCGCTAGCTTCGTGA
- a CDS encoding GNAT family N-acetyltransferase, giving the protein MTEDYSISIAQSFGDIDPESWKRLSGTSRNTSGKYYNPFISHEFLSSMEDSGSATAKTGWLGHHLLLENASGALVGAIPAYLKNHSKGEYVFDHGWADAFERAGGHYYPKLQCSVPFTPATGPRLLVSENEDETRFKALLASGLAQVTEKIGVSSAHVTFLEESDLSALLPRDFLHRTDQQFHFINDGYRDHGDFLDALSSRKRKGLKKERRAALENGIEIDWLTGSDLTEDIWDQFFAFYMDTGGRKWGRPYLTREFYSLIGERMADDVLLVMAKREGRYIAGAINFIGSDALYGRHWGCIEDHPFLHFEVCYHQAIDFALSRGLKRVEAGAQGEHKLARGYMPVTTHSAHFIVHPGLRRAIADYLQREREEVEHIGDYLDEHTPFRKGERQEQEPDA; this is encoded by the coding sequence ATGACAGAAGACTATTCCATCAGTATCGCGCAATCCTTTGGGGATATCGATCCGGAAAGCTGGAAACGGCTTTCCGGAACGTCGCGCAATACATCAGGAAAATATTATAACCCATTTATTTCCCACGAATTTTTATCCTCAATGGAGGATTCCGGGTCGGCGACTGCCAAGACCGGTTGGCTTGGACACCATCTGCTTCTCGAAAACGCGTCCGGCGCGCTGGTTGGGGCAATACCTGCCTATCTGAAGAACCACAGCAAGGGCGAATATGTCTTCGACCATGGCTGGGCGGATGCCTTCGAGCGGGCGGGTGGGCACTATTACCCGAAACTGCAATGTTCAGTGCCCTTCACACCGGCAACCGGGCCACGGCTGCTCGTTTCAGAAAACGAAGACGAGACACGCTTCAAGGCGTTACTGGCCTCCGGTCTCGCGCAGGTGACTGAGAAGATCGGCGTCTCCTCGGCACATGTCACATTTCTGGAAGAAAGCGATCTTTCCGCCCTTCTGCCGCGCGATTTCCTGCACAGGACCGACCAGCAGTTCCACTTCATCAATGACGGTTATCGCGACCATGGTGATTTTCTCGACGCCCTTTCCTCGCGCAAGCGCAAGGGGCTTAAGAAAGAACGCCGTGCGGCACTGGAAAACGGCATCGAGATTGACTGGCTGACCGGAAGCGACCTGACCGAGGATATCTGGGACCAGTTCTTCGCCTTCTACATGGATACCGGCGGCCGCAAATGGGGCCGGCCCTATCTGACGCGGGAGTTTTATTCGCTGATCGGCGAGCGTATGGCCGATGATGTGCTGCTGGTGATGGCGAAACGGGAGGGGCGCTATATTGCCGGCGCGATCAATTTCATCGGCTCGGATGCGCTTTATGGCCGCCACTGGGGCTGCATCGAGGATCATCCCTTCCTGCATTTCGAGGTCTGTTACCATCAGGCGATCGATTTCGCGCTTTCCAGGGGATTGAAACGGGTGGAAGCGGGCGCGCAGGGCGAACACAAGCTGGCGCGTGGCTACATGCCCGTCACCACTCATTCGGCGCATTTCATCGTCCATCCGGGCCTGCGCCGCGCCATTGCCGATTATCTTCAGCGCGAGCGCGAGGAAGTCGAGCACATTGGCGATTATCTTGATGAACACACGCCCTTCCGCAAGGGCGAGAGACAGGAACAGGAACCGGACGCATAG
- a CDS encoding glycerophosphodiester phosphodiesterase: MTLKLSWLTAEPVAHRGYHDLNKAVWENTLSAFSRAIEAGFAIECDVQLAADSVPVIFHDHDMARLTGIKGDVRERTSGELSLLSVGQTKDRVPTLKQLLALCGGKVPLVIELKGREGEGVDDGFAEAVLEDLEGYKGHVALMSFDHHLLKDLKAAGSPWPLGLTAEGNKPEDFFKHDEAMQLGLDFISYHWGHLPNSFIEAQRKLGLPVITWTVRDENARETTYKYADQMTFEGFDPRENPSATA, translated from the coding sequence ATGACCCTTAAACTCTCCTGGCTGACGGCCGAACCCGTCGCCCATCGCGGTTATCATGACCTCAACAAGGCCGTCTGGGAAAATACGCTTTCGGCATTTTCCCGCGCCATCGAGGCCGGTTTCGCCATCGAATGCGACGTCCAGCTGGCGGCCGACAGTGTGCCGGTGATTTTTCACGACCACGACATGGCCCGGCTGACAGGCATCAAGGGTGACGTGCGTGAACGTACCTCCGGTGAACTGTCGCTCCTTTCCGTCGGCCAGACCAAAGATCGCGTTCCGACGCTGAAACAGCTTCTGGCGCTCTGCGGCGGCAAGGTACCGCTGGTGATCGAGCTGAAAGGCCGTGAAGGCGAAGGCGTCGACGACGGTTTTGCCGAGGCGGTGCTGGAAGACCTCGAGGGCTACAAGGGCCATGTGGCGCTGATGAGCTTCGACCACCATCTGCTGAAGGATCTGAAGGCGGCCGGCTCGCCCTGGCCACTGGGCCTCACCGCCGAAGGCAACAAGCCGGAAGACTTCTTCAAACATGACGAAGCGATGCAGCTGGGTCTCGATTTCATCTCCTATCATTGGGGTCACCTGCCCAACAGCTTCATCGAGGCGCAAAGAAAACTTGGCCTTCCGGTGATTACCTGGACGGTCAGGGATGAAAACGCGCGCGAGACTACCTATAAATATGCGGACCAGATGACATTCGAAGGTTTCGACCCGAGAGAGAACCCGTCCGCCACGGCATGA
- a CDS encoding RidA family protein, with product MSDVIEGRLKELGFTLPVAAAPAANYVPFTISGNLLYVSGQLPMESGKIAVTGLVGRDVDVPGAQRAAELCAVNILAQVKAALNGDLSKIRRVIKLNGFVASVPEFVEQHLVINGASNLLANVLGDAGKHARAAVGMACLPFNAAVEIDAIVEIEA from the coding sequence ATGTCGGACGTCATCGAAGGCCGCCTCAAGGAACTTGGCTTCACGCTTCCCGTAGCCGCAGCACCAGCCGCAAACTACGTTCCGTTCACCATCAGCGGCAATCTTCTTTATGTATCGGGTCAACTGCCGATGGAATCGGGCAAGATTGCGGTGACGGGTCTTGTTGGCCGCGATGTCGACGTGCCAGGCGCCCAACGCGCCGCCGAACTTTGCGCCGTCAACATTCTCGCACAGGTCAAGGCCGCGTTGAATGGCGACCTCTCGAAAATCCGCCGCGTCATCAAGCTGAATGGCTTCGTCGCCTCGGTTCCGGAATTCGTCGAACAGCATCTTGTCATCAACGGTGCTTCCAATCTTCTCGCCAATGTTCTCGGCGATGCCGGCAAGCATGCCCGCGCCGCTGTCGGCATGGCCTGCCTGCCCTTCAATGCCGCCGTCGAGATCGACGCCATCGTGGAAATCGAAGCATGA
- a CDS encoding cell envelope integrity EipB family protein has product MFVRTLGFVAATGLMTGLSSAANALPVTVPDLVAHRAVYDLELKDASDRSGIEGMTGRMVYEFTGSACQGYKTDFRFVTQINTGDAVRMTDQQTTTFEDLAAKKFTFETKSYTDDKLDKEVQGAAIDSNEGVKVDLTRPDARQVSLVASEFPTEHMFQVIEHAKQGKRIFESRIFDGSDDGDESLITSTLVGKSQMPKDGDAEAGKAGDFAKAAFWPVTIAYYNDKTGTDALPIYRMSFKLYENGITRDLTMDYGDFVLTGKLAKLDILKPETCENKPVR; this is encoded by the coding sequence ATGTTTGTCAGGACGCTTGGTTTCGTTGCCGCAACAGGGCTTATGACCGGCCTGTCAAGCGCTGCCAATGCCTTGCCCGTCACGGTTCCGGATCTCGTTGCACACCGCGCCGTCTACGATCTCGAACTCAAGGATGCGTCCGATCGCTCCGGCATCGAGGGCATGACGGGCCGCATGGTCTATGAGTTCACCGGCTCGGCCTGTCAGGGCTACAAGACGGATTTCCGGTTCGTGACTCAGATCAACACCGGCGATGCCGTGCGCATGACCGACCAGCAGACGACCACCTTCGAGGACCTTGCTGCCAAGAAGTTCACTTTCGAGACCAAGTCCTACACCGACGACAAGCTGGACAAGGAAGTGCAGGGCGCTGCAATCGACAGCAATGAGGGCGTGAAGGTCGATCTGACCCGTCCGGATGCCCGCCAGGTCAGTCTCGTCGCCAGCGAATTTCCGACGGAACACATGTTCCAGGTCATCGAACATGCCAAACAGGGAAAACGCATCTTCGAATCCCGCATTTTCGACGGTTCGGATGATGGCGATGAAAGCCTGATCACCTCCACGCTGGTCGGCAAGTCGCAGATGCCGAAGGACGGCGATGCCGAGGCCGGCAAGGCGGGCGATTTCGCCAAGGCTGCATTCTGGCCGGTGACCATCGCCTATTACAACGACAAGACGGGCACCGACGCGCTGCCGATCTACCGCATGTCGTTCAAGCTTTACGAAAACGGAATCACCCGCGATCTGACGATGGATTACGGCGATTTCGTTCTGACGGGAAAGCTTGCGAAGCTCGATATTCTCAAGCCCGAAACCTGCGAAAACAAGCCTGTCCGCTGA
- the rpsB gene encoding 30S ribosomal protein S2, whose protein sequence is MALPDFSMRQLLEAGVHFGHQTHRWNPKMKPYIFGDRNNIHIIDLAQTVPMLSRALQVVSDTVARGGRVLFVGTKRQASEIIADSAKRSAQYYVNSRWLGGMMTNWKTISNSIQRLRKVDEILNSEASGYSKKERLNLEREREKLEKALGGIRDMGGVPDLMFIIDTNKEKIAIEEAKRLGIPVVAIIDSNCDPDHIDYPIPGNDDASRAISLYCDLIARAAIDGIARQQGASGRDIGAAEEAPIEPALEDEAGA, encoded by the coding sequence ATGGCATTGCCCGATTTTTCTATGCGCCAGCTTCTGGAAGCTGGTGTTCACTTCGGCCACCAGACGCACCGCTGGAACCCGAAGATGAAGCCGTACATCTTCGGCGACCGTAACAACATCCACATCATCGACCTGGCTCAGACCGTTCCGATGCTGTCGCGCGCCCTTCAGGTCGTGTCCGACACCGTCGCTCGCGGCGGCCGCGTTCTGTTCGTCGGCACCAAGCGTCAGGCGTCCGAAATCATCGCTGACAGCGCAAAGCGTTCGGCCCAGTATTACGTCAACTCCCGCTGGCTCGGCGGCATGATGACCAACTGGAAGACCATCTCCAACTCGATCCAGCGCCTGCGCAAGGTCGACGAGATCCTGAACTCGGAAGCTTCCGGCTACTCCAAGAAGGAACGCCTGAACCTCGAGCGCGAACGCGAAAAGCTTGAAAAGGCTCTCGGCGGTATCCGCGATATGGGCGGCGTTCCGGACCTGATGTTCATCATCGACACCAACAAGGAAAAGATCGCGATCGAAGAAGCCAAGCGTCTTGGCATTCCGGTCGTTGCGATCATCGACAGCAACTGCGACCCGGATCACATCGACTACCCGATCCCCGGTAACGACGACGCATCGCGCGCCATCTCGCTCTATTGCGACCTGATCGCCCGCGCTGCCATCGACGGTATCGCACGTCAGCAGGGCGCTTCCGGCCGCGACATCGGCGCTGCCGAAGAAGCTCCGATCGAGCCCGCGCTCGAAGACGAGGCTGGCGCCTGA